In Actinomycetota bacterium, a single genomic region encodes these proteins:
- a CDS encoding 50S ribosomal protein L7/L12, producing the protein MAKLSTAELLESFKEMTLIELSEFVKEFETTFGVTAAAPVAVAAAGPAAGGGAEAGAAAEEQDEFDVILDDAGDKKIQVIKEVRTLTSLGLKEAKDLVEAAPKPVLEKVTKEAADKAKAALEAAGAKVSVK; encoded by the coding sequence ATGGCGAAGCTGAGCACCGCAGAACTCCTTGAGTCCTTCAAGGAGATGACCCTGATCGAGCTCTCGGAGTTCGTGAAGGAGTTCGAGACCACCTTCGGGGTGACCGCCGCCGCACCGGTGGCCGTCGCCGCTGCCGGTCCCGCCGCTGGCGGTGGCGCCGAGGCTGGCGCTGCCGCCGAGGAGCAGGACGAGTTCGACGTCATCCTCGACGACGCCGGCGACAAGAAGATCCAGGTCATCAAGGAGGTGCGCACCCTCACCAGCCTGGGCCTCAAGGAGGCCAAGGACCTCGTCGAGGCTGCGCCGAAGCCGGTCCTGGAGAAGGTGACCAAGGAGGCCGCGGACAAGGCGAAGGCTGCCCTCGAGGCCGCTGGCGCCAAGGTCTCGGTCAAGTAG
- a CDS encoding 50S ribosomal protein L10, with amino-acid sequence MAKTDKAAAVAEITDAFRGSSAAVLTEYRGLTVAQLKQLRRSLGSTTTYAVVKNTLTKIAAKDAGVEGIDDLLAGPSAIAFVSGDPVEAAKGLRDFSQAHPLLVIKGGVMDGRVITAGEVAKLADLESREVLLAKLAGAMTASLSQAAALLAAPLATAARTLEALRSAATADPSLIAGAGVPAAAAEAVTETAAADSPAADDTTDAAATGTDATTGEPVADSSDTATAPAAEADGTTEG; translated from the coding sequence ATGGCGAAGACCGACAAGGCCGCCGCCGTCGCGGAGATCACCGACGCGTTCCGCGGGTCGAGTGCTGCGGTGCTGACGGAGTACCGCGGTCTCACGGTCGCCCAGCTCAAGCAGCTGCGCCGGTCGCTGGGATCGACCACGACGTACGCCGTGGTGAAGAACACCCTGACCAAGATCGCCGCCAAGGACGCGGGCGTCGAGGGCATCGATGACCTGCTGGCCGGGCCCAGCGCCATCGCCTTCGTGTCCGGGGATCCGGTCGAGGCGGCCAAGGGCCTCCGTGACTTCTCGCAGGCGCACCCGCTGCTGGTCATCAAGGGCGGCGTCATGGACGGCCGCGTCATCACGGCCGGCGAGGTGGCGAAGCTCGCCGATCTGGAGTCCCGCGAGGTGTTGCTGGCCAAGCTGGCCGGCGCGATGACCGCGTCGCTGTCGCAGGCGGCCGCACTGTTGGCCGCTCCGCTGGCGACCGCGGCACGCACCCTGGAGGCACTGCGCAGTGCAGCGACCGCCGATCCCTCGTTGATCGCCGGTGCCGGCGTACCGGCAGCCGCCGCCGAGGCTGTCACCGAGACAGCGGCCGCCGATTCGCCGGCTGCCGACGACACGACCGATGCGGCGGCCACCGGTACCGACGCGACGACCGGCGAGCCGGTCGCGGATTCATCTGACACCGCCACAGCGCCTGCGGCCGAGGCCGACGGCACCACCGAGGGCTGA
- a CDS encoding 50S ribosomal protein L1, which produces MKRSKNYQKIAELIDPAKLYSPLEAIRIARQGGSDRFDPTVEVALRLGVDPRKADQMVRGTVNLPHGTGKTARVLVFANGAKADEARAAGADHVGSDDLIEKVAAGWTDFDAAVATPDLMGKVGRLGKVLGPRGLMPNPKTGTVTMDVAKAVEEIKGGKIEFRVDRNANLHFIIGKASFSDAALAENYAAALDEVLRVKPAAAKGRYLKKATLTTTMGPGIPVDPNRTKNLLSDEDGN; this is translated from the coding sequence ATGAAGCGCAGCAAGAACTACCAGAAGATCGCCGAGCTGATCGACCCCGCGAAGCTCTACTCCCCGCTGGAGGCGATCCGGATCGCGCGGCAGGGCGGATCGGATCGTTTCGACCCGACCGTCGAGGTCGCGCTCCGGCTTGGCGTCGACCCCCGCAAGGCCGACCAGATGGTCCGCGGCACCGTCAACCTGCCGCACGGCACGGGCAAGACGGCCCGTGTGCTGGTGTTCGCCAACGGCGCCAAGGCTGACGAGGCCCGCGCCGCCGGCGCCGACCACGTGGGCTCCGACGACCTGATCGAAAAGGTCGCCGCTGGCTGGACCGACTTCGACGCGGCCGTCGCGACCCCGGACCTCATGGGCAAGGTCGGCCGGCTCGGCAAGGTGCTGGGTCCGCGGGGACTCATGCCGAACCCCAAGACCGGCACGGTCACCATGGACGTCGCGAAGGCCGTCGAGGAGATCAAGGGCGGCAAGATCGAGTTCCGGGTCGACCGCAACGCGAACCTGCACTTCATCATCGGCAAGGCGTCCTTCTCGGACGCCGCGTTGGCGGAGAACTACGCCGCGGCGCTCGACGAGGTGCTGCGCGTCAAGCCGGCTGCGGCCAAGGGGCGCTACCTGAAGAAGGCGACGCTGACCACCACCATGGGTCCCGGCATCCCGGTCGACCCGAACCGGACGAAGAACCTGCTGTCCGACGAGGACGGCAACTGA
- the rplK gene encoding 50S ribosomal protein L11 translates to MPPKKKKVTGLIKLQISAGAATPAPPVGPALGQHGVNIMEFCKAYNAATEQQRGSVIPVEITVYEDRTFTFVLKTPPAAKLILKAAGLEKGSGEPHKVKAGSISRAQVQQIAETKLPDLNANDVAAAMKIIEGTARQMGVTVTD, encoded by the coding sequence ATGCCCCCGAAGAAGAAGAAGGTCACCGGGCTGATCAAGCTCCAGATCAGCGCCGGCGCGGCCACCCCCGCACCGCCCGTCGGGCCGGCCCTGGGCCAGCACGGCGTCAACATCATGGAGTTCTGCAAGGCCTACAACGCCGCGACCGAGCAGCAGCGCGGCAGCGTGATTCCGGTGGAGATCACCGTCTACGAGGACCGCACGTTCACCTTCGTCCTCAAGACTCCGCCGGCGGCCAAGCTGATCCTCAAGGCAGCCGGCCTGGAGAAGGGGTCGGGCGAGCCGCACAAGGTGAAGGCCGGCTCGATCTCCCGGGCGCAGGTCCAGCAGATCGCCGAGACGAAGCTGCCGGACCTCAACGCGAACGACGTCGCCGCGGCGATGAAGATCATCGAAGGTACGGCGCGGCAGATGGGTGTGACCGTCACCGACTAG
- the nusG gene encoding transcription termination/antitermination protein NusG has translation MSGPRGRDTVSDETSVTEATDPVSAEPGASAVLTEVADTEVVSTGVTDTEVAGTEVAGTEAASDAVPGEPDAADGDEELDPVEAFRESMRVAAGDWYVVHSYAGYENKVKTNLETRISSLDQEDYIFQVEVPIEEVTEIKNGVRKQVKRNKFPGYVLVRMDLTDESWGTVRHTPGVTGFVGHGHQPSPLSLDEVVNILAPAPEKKAGAPAQGGVGAAPVQVVDFSVGDSVTVVDGPFATLHATVSEINAEAQKVTGLVEIFGRETPVELAFSQIQKN, from the coding sequence CTGTCCGGCCCGAGAGGAAGAGACACTGTGTCCGACGAGACGTCCGTGACCGAGGCGACCGACCCTGTGTCGGCCGAGCCGGGCGCGTCCGCCGTCCTCACCGAGGTCGCCGACACCGAGGTCGTCAGCACCGGGGTCACCGACACCGAGGTGGCCGGTACCGAGGTGGCCGGTACCGAGGCGGCGTCCGATGCGGTGCCGGGTGAGCCGGACGCTGCGGACGGCGACGAGGAGCTCGATCCGGTCGAGGCCTTCCGCGAGTCGATGCGGGTGGCGGCCGGCGACTGGTACGTCGTGCACTCGTACGCCGGCTACGAGAACAAGGTGAAGACCAACCTGGAGACGCGGATCAGCTCGCTGGACCAGGAGGACTACATCTTCCAGGTCGAGGTGCCGATCGAAGAGGTCACCGAGATCAAGAACGGGGTCCGCAAGCAGGTCAAGCGCAACAAGTTCCCCGGCTACGTGCTGGTCCGGATGGACCTCACCGACGAGTCGTGGGGCACCGTCCGGCACACCCCCGGCGTCACGGGCTTCGTCGGCCACGGGCACCAGCCGTCGCCGTTGTCCCTCGACGAGGTCGTGAACATCCTCGCCCCCGCCCCGGAGAAGAAGGCCGGTGCGCCCGCCCAGGGCGGCGTGGGTGCCGCCCCGGTCCAGGTGGTCGACTTCTCCGTCGGCGACTCGGTCACCGTCGTGGACGGTCCGTTCGCGACGTTGCACGCGACGGTCTCGGAGATCAACGCCGAGGCGCAGAAGGTGACCGGCCTGGTCGAGATCTTCGGCCGAGAAACGCCCGTGGAACTGGCGTTCAGCCAGATCCAGAAGAACTGA
- the secE gene encoding preprotein translocase subunit SecE, whose amino-acid sequence MSDLSTETPERGQGGSDGPGGAGGSRGKGDRPALPARIALFIRQVIAELRKVIWPTRRELVTYTWVVIVFVVVAAAIVAVLDLVFTRAVLAIFGD is encoded by the coding sequence GTGAGCGACCTCAGCACGGAGACGCCCGAGCGCGGCCAGGGTGGGTCCGACGGACCGGGCGGCGCCGGCGGCTCCCGGGGCAAGGGCGACCGCCCTGCCCTGCCCGCCCGGATCGCGCTGTTCATCCGCCAGGTCATCGCCGAACTGCGCAAGGTCATCTGGCCGACCCGGCGGGAACTGGTGACCTACACCTGGGTCGTCATCGTGTTCGTGGTCGTCGCTGCGGCCATCGTGGCCGTGCTCGACCTGGTGTTCACCCGCGCCGTGCTCGCGATCTTCGGCGACTGA
- a CDS encoding pyridoxal phosphate-dependent aminotransferase: protein MTNDTAAGRLTLDHPRISRRIGSIAESATLAVDARAKALQAAGRPVIGFGAGEPDFPTPDYVVQAAVEACRDPRWHRYTPAAGLPELRSAIAAKTLRDSGYAVEPAQVLVTNGGKQALYNAFATLLDPGDEVLLPAPYWTTYPESIRLAGGIPVEVHTDESSGYLATIAQLEAELTPATKVLVFVSPSNPTGAVYPPDQVAAIGRWAADRGLWVVTDEIYEHLVYGDAQFSSMPTLVPELADRTVVVNGVAKTYAMTGWRVGWMIGPVDVVKAATNLQSHATSNVSNVAQVAALAAVSGDLSAVAQMRTAFDRRRRLAVDLLRQIPGVTCPEPDGAFYVYPSVKGVLGRTLRGVTPRTSAELAAVVLDEAEVAVVPGEAFGTPGYFRLSYALGDDDLTEGITRMGALLAEAQG from the coding sequence ATGACGAACGACACCGCAGCCGGTCGCCTTACCTTGGACCACCCTCGTATCTCCCGACGCATCGGGTCGATCGCGGAGTCCGCGACGCTCGCGGTGGACGCCCGCGCCAAGGCCCTGCAGGCGGCCGGCCGGCCGGTCATCGGCTTCGGGGCCGGCGAGCCGGACTTCCCGACCCCGGACTACGTCGTGCAGGCCGCCGTCGAAGCCTGTCGTGACCCGCGCTGGCACCGGTACACCCCCGCCGCCGGACTACCCGAGTTGCGCAGTGCGATCGCCGCGAAGACGCTGCGGGACAGCGGGTACGCCGTCGAGCCCGCGCAGGTGCTGGTCACCAACGGCGGTAAGCAGGCCCTCTACAACGCGTTCGCCACGCTGCTCGACCCGGGCGACGAGGTGCTGCTGCCGGCGCCGTACTGGACGACGTACCCCGAGTCGATCCGGCTGGCCGGCGGAATCCCGGTCGAGGTGCACACCGACGAGAGCTCCGGGTATCTGGCGACCATCGCCCAGCTGGAGGCGGAGCTGACGCCGGCGACGAAGGTCCTGGTGTTCGTCTCCCCGTCGAACCCGACCGGGGCGGTATACCCGCCCGACCAGGTCGCCGCGATCGGACGCTGGGCCGCCGACCGGGGGCTGTGGGTGGTCACCGACGAGATCTACGAACATCTGGTGTACGGCGACGCCCAGTTCTCGTCCATGCCCACGCTGGTCCCCGAGCTCGCCGACCGGACCGTCGTGGTCAACGGAGTGGCGAAGACCTACGCGATGACCGGGTGGCGGGTCGGCTGGATGATCGGCCCCGTCGACGTGGTCAAGGCCGCTACCAACCTGCAGTCGCACGCCACCTCGAACGTCTCCAACGTCGCGCAGGTCGCCGCGCTGGCGGCGGTGTCCGGTGACCTGTCGGCCGTCGCGCAGATGCGTACGGCGTTCGACCGGCGCCGCCGGCTGGCCGTGGACCTGCTCCGGCAGATCCCCGGTGTGACGTGCCCGGAGCCCGACGGCGCCTTCTACGTCTACCCCTCGGTCAAGGGGGTCCTCGGCCGGACGCTGCGCGGGGTCACTCCCCGCACGAGCGCCGAGCTGGCCGCCGTCGTGCTCGACGAGGCCGAGGTGGCCGTCGTGCCCGGCGAGGCCTTCGGCACTCCCGGGTACTTCCGGCTGTCGTACGCCCTCGGCGACGACGACCTGACCGAAGGCATCACGCGGATGGGCGCCCTGCTGGCAGAGGCGCAGGGCTGA
- a CDS encoding UDP-N-acetylmuramate dehydrogenase, with amino-acid sequence MTAVGAGIPLAQLTTLRVGGPARAMSEVADADELVATVLAADRAGDQVMLLGGGSNVVVADDGVDALVIRIRTTGRTVRQAGDDAEVTVAAGEPWDDVVEWTVGEGWSGLETLSGIPGSCGATPFQNVGAYGREISQVVTTVRVLDRLTGTIADLDAAGCGFAYRDSVFRRHRDRYVILAATFRLRRDRLGDDVRYAELATALAIAVGQRAPAPDVRQAVLELRRGKAMVLDPADHDTWSVGSFFTNPVLAPAAAARLPAAAPRYRQPDGSTKTSAAWLIEQAGFPRGYGTGRARLSTRHSLAITNRGGATAAEVLALARELRDGVRRTFAVDLQPEPILVGCSL; translated from the coding sequence ATGACCGCGGTCGGTGCCGGGATTCCGCTGGCGCAGCTGACGACCTTGCGGGTGGGCGGTCCGGCGCGGGCGATGTCGGAGGTCGCCGACGCCGACGAGCTGGTGGCGACCGTGCTGGCCGCCGATCGCGCCGGCGACCAGGTGATGCTGCTGGGTGGTGGCAGCAACGTCGTGGTGGCCGACGACGGCGTCGACGCGCTCGTCATCCGGATCCGCACCACGGGGCGGACCGTGCGACAGGCCGGCGACGACGCCGAGGTGACCGTGGCGGCCGGCGAGCCGTGGGACGACGTGGTCGAGTGGACCGTCGGGGAGGGCTGGAGCGGGCTGGAGACCCTGTCCGGCATCCCGGGCAGCTGCGGAGCGACCCCGTTTCAGAACGTCGGTGCCTACGGTCGCGAGATCTCCCAGGTCGTCACGACGGTCCGGGTGCTCGATCGGCTGACCGGCACGATCGCGGACCTCGACGCCGCCGGCTGCGGATTCGCTTACCGCGACAGCGTGTTCCGGCGCCATCGTGATCGTTACGTGATCCTGGCAGCGACGTTCCGGTTGCGTCGGGACCGGCTGGGCGATGACGTCCGGTACGCCGAACTGGCGACGGCCCTCGCGATAGCGGTCGGCCAGCGCGCCCCCGCGCCGGACGTCAGGCAGGCCGTGCTCGAGCTGCGTCGCGGCAAGGCGATGGTGCTCGATCCGGCCGATCACGACACCTGGAGCGTGGGGTCGTTCTTCACCAACCCGGTGCTGGCCCCGGCCGCGGCCGCCCGCTTGCCGGCCGCGGCACCGCGGTACCGGCAGCCGGACGGATCGACGAAGACCAGCGCGGCGTGGCTCATCGAGCAGGCCGGCTTCCCGCGCGGTTACGGCACCGGTCGGGCCCGGCTCTCGACCCGTCACAGCCTCGCGATCACCAACCGGGGCGGCGCCACCGCCGCCGAGGTCCTCGCGCTGGCGCGGGAGTTGCGAGACGGCGTCCGCCGGACGTTCGCCGTGGACCTGCAGCCCGAACCGATCCTGGTCGGGTGCTCGCTGTGA
- a CDS encoding dehydratase, with protein sequence MATILSAADVAVGTVLPPQTFRLTRLDGVRYAGASGDLNVIHWNERVATAVGLPGVVAHGMLTMGRALRVVTDWIGDPAAVEEYAVRFTRPIVIPDDADGADLEVTGVVAEILDDQRVRIDLTVRSGGQTVLARPRAIVRLG encoded by the coding sequence ATGGCGACGATCCTCTCGGCGGCAGATGTCGCGGTCGGCACCGTCCTGCCGCCGCAGACCTTCCGGCTGACGCGGCTCGACGGGGTCCGGTACGCCGGCGCGTCCGGCGATCTGAACGTCATCCACTGGAACGAGCGCGTGGCGACGGCGGTCGGCCTTCCCGGGGTGGTGGCGCACGGCATGCTGACCATGGGCCGGGCGCTTCGCGTGGTCACCGACTGGATCGGTGACCCGGCCGCCGTCGAGGAGTACGCGGTGCGCTTCACCCGGCCGATCGTCATTCCCGACGACGCCGACGGCGCCGACCTCGAGGTCACCGGCGTCGTCGCCGAGATCCTCGACGATCAGCGGGTACGCATCGACCTCACGGTGCGATCGGGCGGGCAGACGGTGCTGGCCCGTCCTCGCGCCATCGTCCGCCTCGGCTGA
- a CDS encoding MaoC family dehydratase, with protein sequence MPLNPAYVGRTFPPSAPYQVGREKVREFATALGDANPAYHDVDVARGLGYPDLLAPPTFGIVVTMRSLERLTEDPGLGLTWERVVHGEQRFVATRPIVAGDDLVVTTTIEKIAVVGGNDILDTRSQITTSAGEPVVTAYARLVVRAPDEPGGTAGGDATEAA encoded by the coding sequence ATGCCGCTGAACCCGGCGTACGTCGGCCGCACCTTCCCGCCGTCGGCTCCGTACCAGGTGGGCCGGGAGAAGGTCCGTGAGTTCGCGACCGCGCTCGGCGACGCGAATCCGGCGTACCACGATGTCGATGTCGCACGCGGTCTCGGGTATCCGGATCTGCTCGCCCCGCCGACGTTCGGCATCGTCGTGACGATGCGCTCGCTGGAGCGACTCACCGAGGACCCCGGGCTGGGACTGACGTGGGAGCGGGTGGTGCACGGCGAACAGCGGTTCGTCGCGACGCGGCCCATCGTGGCCGGTGACGACCTGGTCGTGACGACGACGATCGAGAAGATCGCCGTCGTCGGCGGCAACGACATCCTGGACACCCGCTCGCAGATCACCACGTCGGCTGGCGAGCCGGTCGTGACGGCGTACGCGCGGCTGGTGGTGCGTGCCCCCGACGAGCCCGGCGGTACGGCGGGCGGCGACGCCACCGAGGCCGCCTGA
- the rpmG gene encoding 50S ribosomal protein L33: MAKATDVRPKITLACQDCKHRNYITKKNRRNDPDRLEMRKHCPNCNQHTLHKETR; encoded by the coding sequence GTGGCCAAGGCGACCGACGTCCGTCCGAAGATCACGCTTGCCTGCCAGGACTGCAAGCACCGCAACTACATCACCAAGAAGAACCGGCGCAACGACCCCGACCGGCTCGAGATGCGCAAGCACTGCCCGAACTGCAACCAGCACACCCTCCACAAGGAGACGCGCTGA
- a CDS encoding YajQ family cyclic di-GMP-binding protein: MADSSFDIVSKVDRQEVDNALNQAAKELAQRFDFKGTGAAIEWNGELAVTLRAGTADRVAAALDVFKDKLVRRGISLKALDAGEPKASGREYRIDATLTAGINQEQAKKLGKLIRDGAPKGVRTQVMGEELRVTSKSRDDLQAVIALVNEADLDFPVQFTNRR; encoded by the coding sequence ATGGCCGACAGCAGCTTCGACATCGTCTCGAAGGTCGACCGGCAGGAAGTCGACAACGCCCTGAACCAGGCCGCCAAGGAACTGGCCCAGCGGTTCGATTTCAAGGGAACGGGCGCGGCGATCGAGTGGAACGGCGAACTCGCGGTGACTCTGCGCGCCGGCACCGCCGATCGGGTCGCGGCCGCGCTGGACGTCTTCAAGGACAAGCTCGTACGCCGCGGCATCAGTCTCAAAGCGCTCGACGCCGGGGAGCCGAAGGCGTCCGGCCGGGAGTACCGCATCGACGCCACGTTGACCGCGGGGATCAACCAGGAGCAGGCGAAGAAGCTCGGGAAACTGATCCGAGACGGTGCGCCGAAAGGCGTCCGTACCCAGGTGATGGGGGAAGAACTGCGGGTCACCAGCAAGAGCCGCGACGACCTGCAGGCCGTGATCGCCCTGGTGAACGAGGCCGACCTGGACTTCCCGGTTCAGTTCACCAACCGGCGCTGA